AAGTATCAGAAGATCCTCGGTACAACTGGTGCAGTTTTACTAGCATTGCCTATGCTATCTGTTGTGATAGAAAGTATGGGCTCACTCTGCAGTAAACACCCACGTCTCAGTGAAGCTGATGCTGAAGAAAATGCTCAGGTGGAAATTCTGTTATAATAAGATCGACGCTTCATGGCATATTTAATTTGCAATAGAGAAAATATGCAGAGCCCTCAATATTTTTGTCTTATCCATTTGATAGATGACTTTCAACATGCCACTTTGAATATTTTTCAGGCAGCAGAAATTGAGAGGCGTATTGCTCTGGAAACAAAGGCGGAAAAGCACATCCAGAAACTTCTACTGCTTGGTATGAATAATCTGTACAATGGTTATTTTTACCTTATCTGCCATGAATGTAGTTGTTGTAGTGAAATGGTGTTCTAGTTTCCAAGGCGTCCAGGCGCCTTAGTCACCTTGTTGGTTTTGCCTTGCGTCGAGGCTcaatgccatgacaactatagTTCTTGTAAGCTCCATGTCTCTAACTAACTAATACTTTTTGCAACTATTTGTGGTCAACTATGTAAATCCTGGTCTAAAATTGTGTTGCATTTTATTTGAATCACATAGCCAGTGTGTGACATTTCATGTAGCTGCAATATATAGATTAGTTACAGACTCATGTAAGAATTAGAACTGTAATTGCCTTGGTATCTCCAGGGCATGCCTTGATGCCCAAGGTGACCAGTCACCATATCTTTCAAGGTGCCCATCCCCAGATGAAGGTAACATACCTGTAATATGGAAAACATGTTTGTGATATGGAAAAATATGTGAAATATGGAAAATATACCTGTAATATGGCACACTCAACAGGGTACCATAAAAAGTATGATAAAACATACAAGTTACAGGCAAGCTGAAATGTTTCCCCTGGGGCTGAGGGATGACACAGATTTCTCACCTATGAGAATTTCAGGTTCTCTTTATTTGTTTACCACGCAGCTTATTGCTCAAACTGTCTGGTTATCTTTTGAACAGTTAATTTTATCAACCATTTCATTACCTCATTCCCTTTGGAAGGCTGCAAAAATTTCTGGAATGGTATCTACCGTTCTGTCACTTTCCTTTCTGTGTACAACCAACTGCATGCTCTGAAGATAGTTTGTTTTGGTTGAATGTCCATTAAGCCTAGTTATAGGGCGGTTTGGCTGAATGCCTTGTTTAGCATAGTTATCATGTGCCAATACCCAGTAATATCAGTGCATATATGCACTTTCTCTTTGCAAGAGATGAAAGTGAATGCACGGTTGCCAAGTGAAAGTAGGATTCTAAAAGCTCCGACCCTGAACCTATAAGGTATACTGTACCATATCCTACAGTCGCAACCGCGCAAGGTGGGGTTTACTTGATCTGCCCCAttgccatttctgtttccaaGCCTCACACTTGGGATAGGTTGCGTTAGTCTGactgtttattttttgttgttgttttttatttatttatttttattttttttatggacattgtttggttgatttttttaaattttttagaaTCTTGCTTTGCTGCATTTTTATAGTCTTTTCTTTCCCTGGTTATCTCATTATAAACTGTCTTCTTGGTGTTAAGGGTCTGGAGAGTCGGGGAAGTCTACTATTTTTAAGCAGGTCAGATATAAATTCCTTCTTATCCATTTGGACAATCTGAAatatattttatgggaaaaggttctctgagctgCCAGGGCAAGGTACGCTAGCACTTGtgtctctctctcatccttacatgaaatgaccttgctGCCCTCCACTGTCCGATACCACCTCATTGGTGCATTTCCTACGCCgtttgctcagagaaccctctcacatattttatttactttctattttactCTGCATTCTAAATTTGCAGCTGCTTTATTAAGGAAAAAGCAAACAAGTACACTTTCTACAATGCTTCCTTCTGAATTTTTTGTTCATGCTGTTCTGCAGATAAAACTATTGTTTCAGACTGGCTTTGACGAGGCAGAGCTAAAGAGCTATATACCAGTCATCCATGCCAATGTGTATCAGACAATTAAAGTACGCATTACGCAATACTAGAAAGGGTGTGTtggtttttttcccttttgcaaAATATGAAACCATTAATATTAAGTGTCAATTTCTAGAGGAGACATGAGAGTTTTTTGTGATTAGATTATTTATTATCCATTATTCTTGGTGCTAATTGGACATATTATAAATTTCCAACAGATTCTGAATGATGGCTCCAAGGAATTTGCACAAAATGAAGAAGATTCATCAAAATACATTTTATCAGTTGAAAATAAGGTCTGGCTGTCATTCCCCCGTCTCTCTATTTATACTACTTTCTTTTCTGGAATATTCAACAATTTGGAATTTATAAAAAAAGTTCATAATCTTTGGTTATATGGTTGTGTAATGGCCACTATGTTCCATCTGCTCAATCATGCATTTGAGATTCCCCTCTTTGGTAAGTGAGACATATGTCCTATATTCTGATATCAGGATATCGGGGAGaagctatcagaaataggaggCAGGTTGGACTATCCACGCTTGACCAGAGAGCTTGCACAGGAGATAGAAACTTTGTGGAAAGATTCTGCAATTCAGGTGTCTTCTATTTTACTAAATCGCCAATTTCAGTCTTTAACCTGGTGCTTTTGTTCTTCCTTCTATCccttctttgataatgtcgatCTTATCGTTCTACTATATGTAGATGAGCCTTCTCAGTGACTAATTTTACCACCTGCATGTAGGAAACTTACACACGTGGAAATGAACTTCAAGTTCCAGATTGTGCTCACTATTTCATGGAGAATTTGCCGAGATTATCTGATGTGAATTATGTCCCAACAAAGGTCTCATACTGTAGAATTGAtaattctattttctatttccttctgTTTTTCCACTAAATAAAATTGGAAGAGCAGTCAGCTGGAGTATGGGGATGATGTGCTCTGATTTCAGCAACTACCTTTTGTGAGAATTTGCATTTCTAGTGGGAGTATTCTCTTAGGGGTAAATTTTCCCTGCATGGTAGGATAAGCGATGCAGTAAATTCTAAGCACCTGTCTAGCTCTCTCTCCTGCATGACCAAAATAAGCAGTTGGACCCTCATTTAGGTGATCCTGCCAGTTTTACATCGACATTTTTCTATgattttaatattttgatttggattatgTAGATTGATCTGGACAACCTTTACCATGTAACCCTAGATGGCCAGATCTTGTTTGCTATGTTCCTTTatcttttttgcctttttttgtgGTGAAATTTTATAGTCGAAACATTTACTTCGTGAAACGGTGTATACTGAATTAGCTTCCTTTAGGCTCCTCTATGATGGTTTTGAAGCATCTCTATTTGTCTATGATACAAGAATTTATAACAGGATGATTGTTAGAACTCAGTTGACGTTTGAAGTCCAGATGATTGTGACCTCCATATCCGCTGGTCTGCATATTCATCCTGTTTTCAATGATTTCATAGCTGTCGTAGTTCCTCCATTTTCTTCTGGAATGTTTGTTATGGATCACATTAATTAGAAAATGCTACTTCTGAATTCAAACTCTCCAGATGTACTGCCCTTCCTCTCGCCTCTCGCCTCTCGCCTCTNNNNNNNNNNNNNNNNNNNNNNNNNNNNNNNNNNNNNNcaaaaaaaaaaaagaagagagagaagattagaaagagcaaaggaaaagaaaagggaaagaaaggcATTAATGAAATGTGTGATAGGAGGGCAATGGAGGTTTTGAATTTCCAGATATTCCCAAATGAGGAAAAGGTTTAAGGACTACAGACTAGTGAACTTTTGGATGTATCTCCTGCCCCTTGGGCTAATACTTTACTGGCTGTTTCTAAGTCTTTTTTCTTGAAATCATTACTGACATCTTTTTAATTTCAAGTTATATCACTTCTTCAAGTCTCTGATGACTGTTTTTGGTTTTTCCAGGAGGATGTTCTAAAAGCCAGAGTACGGACAACTGGTGTTGTAGAAATTCAGTTTAGGTGAGTTCTTAATCTTCATTAGAACTTCCTGCTAGTTGTAAACATCCTTTCACCAGACTGTTTTTCCTCTTACTTTTTTATAATTTCGGTTTAGCTGGACTCTGGAGGGCTGCATCATGCATATTTCTGCTatgttttagtttttatttattttattttttttaatatttttttggtttagcTGGAGTGCTGGACTATGGAGGGCTGCATCATTCATACTTCTGTTCAATCATAATTTCTGATAGGCATTAAATAATTCTTCCAAACTCAGTACAGCAGCTGCATTCTCATTATCTTGCTTGGAAATTCATTGGTAAAATTCCTGAAATCCCTTGCCGTTCCGGTACTTGACAATCAGCTGAAAGTAGCAGCTGCACAAACAGAGACCCAAATGACAAGATGCTCCTGATAAATGCAAAATTCACAAAATTGCCCCAtatgaagggggggggggtggattcAACGCTTAGGATGACTTATGGGGATTAAGGAagtgaatttgaaactgaaactgtttactgaaatcaaaccaagctGCTTACACCAAACTGTGAAACAGTTTGataaatggttcagttttggttttaaaatgtAAGCTGTTAAACCGTTTTAGTAAACTGTTAAACCGGATTAACATATATGTAGTAATTTTAAGTCATTcgatgttaagtttacatacattttaataaaaaatttaggtTTACattaacaaatatatatatatatatatataaaagcatataacaataaacaatgcAATTCAATATTAAactttacatccatttcactaaaaaatttaaaataaagatgtcgtttggataaaaaaaaattagaaaacatattAAAACCGTTTATAAATTATATGACATTGAACTGTTTACAGCAGAACCGAACCGATTAGCATCCTTAATGGGGATGCTTGCTTGAGTTTAGTGCACACCAAACTcatctctcgctctctctctctctctctctctctctctctctctcacacacacacacacacacacacacacacacacacacacagatgaACATCGGCATGCTGCCTGGTGGTATGGTTGTGAAATATTACATGAACTATGGGACAAAGACAATCCTTCCAATCAAAAGAAACTGATCAGTCTTAGGCATATAGCATTCAATGGCCCTTATATTTAGGACAGTTCTGTTGCTTGAAATTACATGTTCTTCATTACATATTGGagcaagaaaaatggataattttttaATCCACTTCAATGAGTGAGTTGTTATTTTTTGATACAGGTTAACTTCGTGGATTTATTAATACTAGGGTTTTTTTACTAATAAATTCTTCCTCCTAATTCCATTCATCTATTTGATGAGAAAGCATTCAAAATATTTGATGTTGTCCTATTGAAAGGTAACTGTCtcccttgatgtgaaaacaggtATATTCCTTTCATACAAATTGCCAAAAGTGACTTTGGCTGCACCTTTTTCAGAATGTTGGGTAGATTAACTCTGAAACTTACAATGTTTAAGTGAACTGATCCGCTCTCACTTGTGATAATAGATAGTGTGAATCTTCATTGTAACTGAAGTCATTGGTATGAGGGAACTGATTAGTATCTGCATGTACTGTCAGAAATCTTGTTAGTTGTGGGAGCTTTTCTTGTTGACAGTTGAATTGAAATAAGTGGAGTTGTATAAGAGGTTGGGTAGCCGAGGAGTTATTTCAATTGCCGTCATATGTAGTAATTAAACATGTAAACTTAATTACATACACAATCTGAAGGAACATTTGTTCACCCAATAGCAATATCTGTTATTCTGCTTATCATTCAAGTGGATCCTGGTTGTGCATGTTTCTTCATGCAACTTGTAGTTCACATGGAGGGGAATAAAATTTTGTTGCTTTGCTCTGTGggcatcatttttttcttctaataataTGATCTCTCATGGATGAATGGAATGATAACAGaggaaaatattattaaaattgCAATTTGAATGATTCATTTATTTGTCTTACTGAAAAATGTTTCACATGAGCCTCCTATGACTGAAGACTTTGGTAACTTAATGGTGTGGTATATTGCTTAAGATGCATATTTCTAACACCTTGGTACATGGTAAGATGATGTGACAATTTTTATAAGTGGTAGTAGCGCACATTCTTGTCAAACGTGAGCAATATCCATTACTGTtggtacattttttttccttggcatGAGTATTACATTTAACTCACCGAAAGTACTTCAATCTGTGCAGTCCTGTTGGAGAGAATAAGAAAAGTGGTGAAGTTTATAGACTCTTTGATGTTGGAGGCCAGAGaaatgagagaagaaaatgGATCCATCTATTTGAAGGAGTCACAGCTGTAATTTTCTGTGCTGCTATTAGCGAGTAAGCTTATATTTCCCTTCGAATAACAAAATTTTAAGTATGCTGCATCTTAGGACATTTATAATGGTCACATTGTTAAAGTTATCTTTTAATGTTTTGAATTTGCCCTGAGTAAGATGTCATTAAGTCAGTTTGTTTCCACTGTTTGTAcaatttttttgttgggggggggtCACATCAGGACCCTCCCATCGTTCAGCCAccgatgaaggaaaactttgtccttgtTTTAATGCAGAATACAAACATACACATTgaaaaagtaagaaaattttcattaaatataTCATTTACACGGAAAATTTACAACAAACAAACGGGGCCTGAAAGATCTTCGTTGTACTGACAGAAAAAGTTAGCTTCTCTAGTTGTCTTGTAACAAGTTAATACTGTGTTTGTCCTCATAGTTCAGGGTTTTGCTGAAATTTCATGAAATATTTCGGTTTCAACAGACATCGAATGGAAACCTTAAACGATATACAAGGCTTATAGCTTTTTGATTGAAATTTCCTTGTTTCAGCGAAATTTCAACAAAAGTAATAAATGTCGGGTTTCGAACGACATggggttgaaattttgaccCATCTCGTTCTCTTCGCTGGTTTTGATGGAAGTGGTTGGGAAAACTTggtggtttttttatttttggccaATTCACTAATCGCTATCATACAAGCGTGGAACTAATTGGTGGGCAGCAGTCGAACACATATGAAATGATAAATTGTTGCATATGTGGGACCTTTAGGCAAGATCCAAAGTTGAAGGCATTATATCACCTTTCCCAAGaattaattttgtaaaaaatagtttaaatacTTAGTTATTGCCTTCAATTTTTTGTGTTAAACACTGTAGTCTGATTTATGACTTCACAAAGCTAGATTTAATTTTCTgttaaaaacatatatatatatattattttattttattttttgattttcttggaacaaaattttaaaaaatagggtTAATACTTGGTGGTTGGAGCTCAATTTATATATGGTAGACAACATTGGCCGATCTATGGCCTCACTAAGTCTTTTTTTTCCTGCTCGGAACTCATATGGTACTAGGACTCTAGGATGGGCAGATCAGTGACATGTTTGTATTCTTGACTCCTATATCTTTGACACTTTGTAACGATCTATGTATGGCATTTGATAATTGTGAAATGGTTTAtaattttatctatttattcCTAATGCATATTTTTGTTGTCTTACTTGAGTTTTGTGTGTTCTAGTACTAAATTTTGAGTGGAATAGGCCATATTAGAGAGCTTATAGCGTACACTACCAACCTTGGGTCCAaagtcaaactaccattttgggtgCGTTTTATAAAATCTAAGGATTCCAATATGTTTATAGGGCCTAAATAGAAAGGGTTTCCTAGAATGTTCAGGACCTAATTTGGCTATTAGGCCCTAAAACCCTCACTCGAGACCAACCACCAAAATTTTGtgtttcgaccaaaattttgtGTTTCACAAAGTATTTTGGTTTCGACTAGCCTTGAAACTGAAACCTGGAAGTAGGGATTTACTTGCTTCAGGGTGCATGTTTGAAATGTTAAAATCCATTGGTTCCATCCGCGTAGCCTAAACATTGGCTTTCATTGAGAAGAGTAAAGTACTATGTAAGAGTTGGGTATTTGCCATATGCACTTGTATTAATCAAATCAGCGCATGGACCATGTTGTGGATGAAAGGAGTCTTAAAAGCACCGATGAGATGACCTTGCTAAATTGATTCAATAGATTGTATATATGATTAAATGATCATTCAGAAATTAATGGACAGGTTTACTCAGAATTTTCCTGATGCTATCATCAGCCTGCGTCACAGGTTGAACTTAAAATCAGTCTATCCCCCACCCCTCCAATCATTAATTAACGTATTTTTGTAGCCTTTTCAATGTGTGTGCCAATGTTGACCCTCCAATGTAATGATGGTGATACAGGTACGATCAGATGCTCTTCGAGGATGAAAACAGGAACAGAATGATGGAGACCAAGGAACTCTTTGATTGGGTCCTGAAGCAACCATGTTTTGAGGTTATCTTTAATGACATGCATGTGGAGAACCTTTCTTTCTTGATCGGATTATTTTTATAACTCAAACCCATCTCTTTTGGGCAGAAAACATCCTTCATGCTATTCCTCAACAAGTTTGATATATTTGAGAAGAAGGTTCTGAAGGTGAGAACTCTTAAGATCTCAGGATGAATGTTCAATATTTACATAGGACTCTGATGTTCTCTGCCACTCAGGTACCACTAAATGTATGCGAGTGGTTCAAAGATTACCAGCCAATGTCAACAGGGAAGCAAGAGATTGAGCATGCATATGAGTAAAAGTTTTAAGCTTTCTTTGTTTACACAGTTACACCTACCATTTTTGGAATTTatggttttgaattttcttaCATGTCTTAGCTGAAATTCACCAACATATCCACATATTCACTAGTATGATTTTTGTTTGAATAAAATTATTTCAAGTTTTTGGTGTAAATTGACATAACATGACATTTAGTCTTGACAACCAGAATGTTGATATAAAAAGTTCATTATTTGTTATATGGACTGAAGCTTGAGACACCCACCAACCCATcaatatattataattttctaaaaaaaattagataacaCTATGAAGCAAACTTAATTTTGTATGAACATTTTTGACATATATAGGTTGAATTTATAGTTGGTAACATGCAGTTTCATCTTATGTTTTAGTTaaaaatatttcataaatataccccacaccccaccccccacccccaacaaaaaaaagaaaaagaaaaagaaaaggaaaaaataacatAGCAGATGGTGTGGAAATACAAGGAAATAATAATTTAGTATATAATGTATTTCTCATAGGTTATGGTGTTCTTCTGTGAAATTATTACTTAATTATTTACTATCTagttctttaaaatttaaacctTGCACCTTGATTCTTGGTTCAGAGATCTGcgtgaagagagaaaaaaaaaatgtcctgATTGAGTGTGttaccatctatcaaacctttcTCAGTTTGCTGTAGTTTCATAGCCTCAATAGAAAGATCAGGTTACGAGCATCAAATTTGGTGAATGGGTGCATCATGGTTTAAGATACCGGAATTGGTCTTTGGTGAACTGATCCGATCTCGGACAGGAATACCCCTGGTTctgattataaataaagagatgtTTTAAACCTTTTTGCCCTTCGTCCGTACTGATCCACTGATACGTTATCTGCCAAGAATTGGGATCGGCATCAGCTGATACCTATCCCATCCGAGCGATTCAGGCCGTTCTGATCCGATTACTAAAACCATGGTGTGGATAGATGGaaaccatttctttttttttgggggggggggaatcctAGATATGCTTGCCATGTGCATGTACAGCTCTGCAATTAATACTCTTTTACCCTCAGTGGTTAATTCATCTCTTGTGCCTGCATATATTCTTCCACAGATACCTGCCTGTTACTGTCTTCTTTTAATCttgtaatttcaatttcaggTTTGTGAAGAAGAAATTTGAGGAACTATACTTTCAGAGCACTGCACCAGATCGTGTGGATCGGGTGTTCAAAATTTATAGGACCACTGCTCTTGATCAGAAACTTGTTAAGAAAACCTTCAAACTGGTAGATGAGACTTTGAGGAGGCGAAACCTTTTAGAGGCTGGTTTATTGTGACCTTGGAGAAATAGGGGGAAGAAATCATATTTAGAGAGTTTGATCAGATTTTTGCCACTAAAGTTctctgaatttttcttttccatattGGGAGGTATGTCAGACTGCACTTCATTTTGGGATGTCATAATTTATGATCTGGGAAGAAGCGGCATTTTCTTCATGATTTCTGAGTTAGCTGCTGTGATTTGTCTCTGGAGAATCCTTCTCACAATGTCTTCAGGCTTTATGCTATGGAGACTTCATATTCTTTTGATCCTTTTTGGTTGTGAAAACTGAAAACTGTTATCCCTTTACGCCGAAACGGCTTGTACAAGAGCTCGTATGATCATGTTGGTGTATTATTTGGggccttttaattttttgggttttggggggAAGGGGGTTGTTTTACCACTCTCTCAATTGTCTCTGTTCTGGCTGATTGCATGAGCTATTGGGATTTTCTGGTTATATACCATACCTTATAAACTTGTGCcaagttctttatttatttatttattttatggacTATCCAGAGTGACACTCTATAGTCTATAGGGGTATTTAGAACATGtaatcttcttttgattttcatATTATCAAAAGTTCTTTAAGTAGGGGTAAAAATGCGTTTTCAAATTACATGAAACAAAACATCCATTGAGGttctcattatatatatatatatatatatatatatataggcatcTAAGCTTGTTAGAACTAACTTGTTTGATGGAAAGAGAACTTTATGAAAGAACTAAAGAGAAGAGTTTAGATTCTCAATAATCTTCCCCCCTTAATAAAACACGTGAAGTGATAGGCTTTTTCTTTACCTTGTGTCATACCAAGAGGTAAAAATAGC
This genomic stretch from Macadamia integrifolia cultivar HAES 741 chromosome 2, SCU_Mint_v3, whole genome shotgun sequence harbors:
- the LOC122072022 gene encoding guanine nucleotide-binding protein alpha-1 subunit; translation: MLSVVIESMGSLCSKHPRLSEADAEENAQAAEIERRIALETKAEKHIQKLLLLGSGESGKSTIFKQIKLLFQTGFDEAELKSYIPVIHANVYQTIKILNDGSKEFAQNEEDSSKYILSVENKDIGEKLSEIGGRLDYPRLTRELAQEIETLWKDSAIQETYTRGNELQVPDCAHYFMENLPRLSDVNYVPTKEDVLKARVRTTGVVEIQFSPVGENKKSGEVYRLFDVGGQRNERRKWIHLFEGVTAVIFCAAISEYDQMLFEDENRNRMMETKELFDWVLKQPCFEKTSFMLFLNKFDIFEKKVLKVPLNVCEWFKDYQPMSTGKQEIEHAYEFVKKKFEELYFQSTAPDRVDRVFKIYRTTALDQKLVKKTFKLVDETLRRRNLLEAGLL